In Thermus aquaticus, the sequence CGAGGAGGTAGAGGCCCTGGGGGCGGACGCCGTGGTGCCCAACGCCCGCAAGGCCGAGCTTCCCAAGGTGATTCTGGAACGCTTCGGCCTGCCCTCGGACCCCATCACCACCCCGCCCAACGAGTTCTGGGGGGCGGGGGAGCGGGGGCTTTTGAATAGCCGGGTCCGGGCCTTCCTCAAGGTGCAGGACGGGTGCCAGGCGGGGTGCGCCTACTGCATCATCCCTAGGCTTAGGGGCAAGGAAAGGCACCGGGACTACCGGGAAGCCCTGGCCGAAGCCGAGGCCCTCCTCCGTGTGGGCATCAAGGAGATCGTCCTCACCGGGGTGCGCCTCGGGAGCTACCGGGGCCACCCCAGGGGCCTGGCGGGCCTGGTGGAGGACCTCTACCACCTGGGGGCCAAGGTGCGCCTTTCCTCCATTGAGCCCGAGGACACGGGGGAAGAGCTCCTAAGGGTCATCGCCCGCTACGCCCCAGAGGTCCGCCCCCACCTCCACCTCTCCCTGCAGACGGGCTCGGACCGCCTCCTCAAGCTCATGGGCCGCCGCTACGATAAGGCCTACTACCGGGCCCTGGTCCAGAGGGCCTACGAGCTCATTCCCGGCTTCGCCCTCACCACCGACGTGATCGCCGGCCTGCCCACGGAGACCGAGGAGGAGCACCGGGAGACCATGGCCTTTCTGGAGGAGCTCAGGCCCACCCGGGTCCACGCCTTCACCTACACCCCCAGGCCCAAGACCAGGGCCGCCTCCATGCCCCAGGTGCCCATAGAGGTGAGAAAGCGCCGCACCCGGGAGCTCATCGCCCTGGCCCAGCGCCTGGCGGAGGAGCGCATAAGGCCCAAGCTGGGGGGAGAGGTGGAGGTCCTGGTGGAAAGGAGGCAGGGCGGGTTCCTCCTGGGCCACACCCCGGACTACTACGAGGCCCGCCTCGAGGGCCAGGCCCTCCCCGGCGAGACGATCTTGATGGCGGTGGAGGGGGTGGAGGGGTACACCCTCCTCGGGCGGGTGGTGGAGGTCAGGGAAAAGGCCTCTCCCGCCCTGCCCCTGGCCCGCTAGAATGGTCCCATGGACTGCGTCTTCTGCCGCATCATCGCCGGGGAGCTTCCCGCCAGAAAGGTCTACGAGGACCAGGGCTTCGTGGCCTTCCACGACATCCGCCCCCGGGCCCCGGTCCACGTCCTGGTGGTGCCCAAGGAGCATGTGGCGAAGCTCTCCGACTACCCCGACGACGAGGTGGGGGAGAGGAAGCTGGGGGCCCTGTTCCGAACCGCCAACCGGGTGGCCCGGCTTCTGGGCCTGGAGGGCTACAAGGTCCAGGTGCACGTGGGGGAAAAGGGGGGGCAGGAGGTCTTCCACGTACACGTCCACGTCATGGGGGGCTAGGCCTCTGCGGCCCCGTGGGGCTTGAGGCTGGCCTCCTCCACCCCCGCCTTGTCCATCACCTCCTCCGCCACAAGGATGGGAGCCCCCGCCCGCAGGGCCAGGGCCATGGCGTCGGAGGGGCGGGCGTCCACCTCCAGCTCAATGCCCCGGTGCTCCAGGATGAGCCGGGCGTAGAAAGTGCCGTCTTTGAGGTCTATGATCTCCACTCGCTTCAGTTTGGCCTGGAGCATGTCCATCACCGAAAGGAGGAGGTCCGGGGTGAGGGGGCGGGGGGGCTTTTCCCCCTGGAGGGCCACCATAATGTGATGGGCCTCGAGGGGGCCGATGACGATGGGCAGAAGCTTGTCGTTCTCCGCCCTGAGGAGGACCACCACGCTACCGTTCTGGGGGTCCACGCCCAGGGTCTCTATCTTGGCGCTCAGCATGCCTTCAGTATAGACTGGCGGCGTGAGGACCTACCCTGTGGAGATCGCCGGGGTAAGAAGGGAGCTTCCCATCGTCCAGGTGGGGCCGGATGTGGCCGTGGCCCTCCTCAACCTCCTGGGGGACACCGAGCTCACGGAGGCCGCCGCCGAGGAGCTGGCCAAGCGCCTGCCCCCCGAGGCGGAGACCCTGGTCACCCCCGAAGTCAAGGCGGTGCCCCTGGCCCACGCCCTTTCCCGCATCACCGGCAAGCCCTACGTGGTGGCGCGAAAGACCGAGAAGCCCTACATGATCAACCCCATAAGCCGCCAGGTCCTCTCCATCACCACGGGCAAGCCCCAGCTTCTGGTGCTGGACGGGGCTGACGTCCCCCTGATCCGGGGGAAAAAGGTGGCCATCGTGGACGACGTGGTCTCCACGGGCTCCACCCTCTCGGGCCTCAGGGAGCTCATAGAGAGCGTGGGTGGGCAGGTGGTGGCCGTTTTGGCGGTCTTCACCGAGGGCACGCCCCGCCAGGACGTGATCGCCTTGGGCCACCTGCCCCTTTTCAAGCCGGAGTAGGAGGGCGGTATGGAAACCTATCCCATCACGATCGGCGGCGTCACCCGGCACGTGCCCCTCATTGAGCCCCTTCCCGGGCGGCGCATTCCCCTGGTGGAGTTTCTGGGGGACCCGGAGCTGGTGCGGGCGGCGGCCGAGGCCCTAAAGCCCCTGGTGCCCAAGGACACCGAGGTCCTCTTCACCACCGAGACCAGCCCCATCCCCCTCACCCACGTCCTGGCGGAGGAGATGGGCCTCCCCTACGTGGTGGCCAGGAGGCGGCGCCGCCCCTACATGGAGGACCCCATCATCCAGGAGGTGGAGACCCTGACCCTGGGGGTGGGGGAGGTCCTCTGGCTGGACCGCCGCTTCGCCGAGAAGCTCCTTAACCAGAAGGTGACCCTGATCTCCGACGTGGTCTCCAGCGGGGAGACCATGAAGGCCATGGAGAAGGTGGTCCTCCGGGCCGGGGGGCACGTGGTGGCCCGCATCGCCGCCTTCCGGCAGGGGACTCCGGGCCTCGAGGTCCTCACCGTGGCCGAGCTCCCGGTGCTGTAGCCCGAAGCGCCCAGGGCTTTACGGGTTCCAGCCCACCTGGGTATTTTGGACGGGGGGCGTTTATGAAGCTGAGTTGGAGCGTGGGTGTGTTGCTGGCGGTGGGCGGCTGGGCCTGGGCCGCTTTTTCCGATATTCCTCCTGGGCCCCTGGCCGAGCAGGTGGAGGAGGTGGCGCAGGCTGGCTGGCTTCAGGGCTACCCCGATGGCACCTTCCGGGGTCAGGAGCCCCTGAACCGCTACCAGCTGGCGGGCGCTTTGGGGCGGGTTTTGCGGGACCTTGGGGTGGAGGCCAAGCCTGTGGCCTTCAAGGACGTCCCCCCGGGCCACTGGGTCCTGGAGCCCCTGGCCCTGGCGGTCACCTGGGGGCTGGTGGCCGGTTACCCCGACGGCACCTTTCGCGGCCAGGAGCCCCTGACCCGGGCGGCCTTGGCGGTGGTGCTGGCCCGCCTGGCCGAGCGGCTGGGCGCGGACAAGGAGGCGCCTTTACCCTGGGACGTGCCCAAGGACCACTGGGCGGCTTCCGCTGTGCGCAAGGTGGTGGGCTTAGGCTTGATGGCCCTGAATCCCGATGGCTCCTTCGGGCTGAATGCGGTGGTGAACCGCTACCAGCTGGCCATGGCCTTGGCCGCCCTGAAGCCGTGGGTGGAGGCGCGCCGCAGCTCCCCCAGGCAAGCTGAGAAGGCCCAGCAGGTCCCCCAGCCCGCCAAGGCTCCAGAAGCTTTGCCTTCCGGTTCCTCTGCAGAGACCTTGGACCTGGCTGCCCGGTGGGTGGGGATGATGCGGGGCCAGGTGGTGGCGTTGGGGGAGAAGGTGTACTCCCTAGCCCCTGAGGGGGTGAAGGAACTGGGTCCGGGTTCTGGGGACGCGGTTCTGCCGCCATGGCGCCTTGTGGGAGGGGCCTTGGAGGACGGAAAGAACCGGTACGTTCCCTTGGGGCAGGGAGGGGGTAAGGAGGTGTTGCCCGCCGTCTTCCGCCGCATGCGTTCCGGGCACCTGACCTTGGACCCCTCGGGGAACTACCTTCTTTTGGTCAGCGCCGAGCCCCTCTGCGACTGCCAGAGCCGGGTGGTGCGCCTGGCCCTGCTCCTGTCCAGCCCGGTGGGCCTTTATGCGGAATACGTTTACCTTCTAGACCAGCCTGGCAACCGGGTAGTGGGGGTAGCGTGGCCGGAGCCCAAGAACCTGCTGGTCTTGGAGGAGGGCGGTGACCGGGCGCTTCTTTACCGCCTCAACCTGAACGCCGGGGAGGATATCGCCTTCACCACCTGGGATGAGGGCGGCTTGGAGGAGCGCACGCCTTTGCCGGTGAGGCCGGTGACCAAGGTGCTCCTGGCCGAGCTTCCTTTGAAAGGGGCTAACGGGGTCGCTTTGGAGGGTAAGGACCGCCTCCTCACCGTGGTGGAGGGGAAGCTGGTTCGGTTTCAGCTCCCCAGCGCTCTTTGGTAGGCGTACACCTCCGCTCGGAGGCCCAGCCTCCGGGCGGCCTCCACGTTTTCTGGGTCGTCGTCCAGGTAAAGGGTCTCCTCGGGCTTCAGGCCCATGGCCTTTAGGGCCAGGAGAAAGGCCTCGGGGTTGGGCTTG encodes:
- a CDS encoding adenine phosphoribosyltransferase, which gives rise to METYPITIGGVTRHVPLIEPLPGRRIPLVEFLGDPELVRAAAEALKPLVPKDTEVLFTTETSPIPLTHVLAEEMGLPYVVARRRRRPYMEDPIIQEVETLTLGVGEVLWLDRRFAEKLLNQKVTLISDVVSSGETMKAMEKVVLRAGGHVVARIAAFRQGTPGLEVLTVAELPVL
- a CDS encoding histidine triad nucleotide-binding protein, with translation MDCVFCRIIAGELPARKVYEDQGFVAFHDIRPRAPVHVLVVPKEHVAKLSDYPDDEVGERKLGALFRTANRVARLLGLEGYKVQVHVGEKGGQEVFHVHVHVMGG
- a CDS encoding phosphoribosyltransferase family protein, whose protein sequence is MRTYPVEIAGVRRELPIVQVGPDVAVALLNLLGDTELTEAAAEELAKRLPPEAETLVTPEVKAVPLAHALSRITGKPYVVARKTEKPYMINPISRQVLSITTGKPQLLVLDGADVPLIRGKKVAIVDDVVSTGSTLSGLRELIESVGGQVVAVLAVFTEGTPRQDVIALGHLPLFKPE
- a CDS encoding bifunctional nuclease family protein, producing MLSAKIETLGVDPQNGSVVVLLRAENDKLLPIVIGPLEAHHIMVALQGEKPPRPLTPDLLLSVMDMLQAKLKRVEIIDLKDGTFYARLILEHRGIELEVDARPSDAMALALRAGAPILVAEEVMDKAGVEEASLKPHGAAEA
- a CDS encoding S-layer homology domain-containing protein, which encodes MKLSWSVGVLLAVGGWAWAAFSDIPPGPLAEQVEEVAQAGWLQGYPDGTFRGQEPLNRYQLAGALGRVLRDLGVEAKPVAFKDVPPGHWVLEPLALAVTWGLVAGYPDGTFRGQEPLTRAALAVVLARLAERLGADKEAPLPWDVPKDHWAASAVRKVVGLGLMALNPDGSFGLNAVVNRYQLAMALAALKPWVEARRSSPRQAEKAQQVPQPAKAPEALPSGSSAETLDLAARWVGMMRGQVVALGEKVYSLAPEGVKELGPGSGDAVLPPWRLVGGALEDGKNRYVPLGQGGGKEVLPAVFRRMRSGHLTLDPSGNYLLLVSAEPLCDCQSRVVRLALLLSSPVGLYAEYVYLLDQPGNRVVGVAWPEPKNLLVLEEGGDRALLYRLNLNAGEDIAFTTWDEGGLEERTPLPVRPVTKVLLAELPLKGANGVALEGKDRLLTVVEGKLVRFQLPSALW
- a CDS encoding MiaB/RimO family radical SAM methylthiotransferase — its product is MRAAFRTLGCKVNQVETEALLGFLKALEPEVVPVEAGGADLVVINTCAVTTTAEADARKEIRRARRHNPEAFIVVTGCYAELSPEEVEALGADAVVPNARKAELPKVILERFGLPSDPITTPPNEFWGAGERGLLNSRVRAFLKVQDGCQAGCAYCIIPRLRGKERHRDYREALAEAEALLRVGIKEIVLTGVRLGSYRGHPRGLAGLVEDLYHLGAKVRLSSIEPEDTGEELLRVIARYAPEVRPHLHLSLQTGSDRLLKLMGRRYDKAYYRALVQRAYELIPGFALTTDVIAGLPTETEEEHRETMAFLEELRPTRVHAFTYTPRPKTRAASMPQVPIEVRKRRTRELIALAQRLAEERIRPKLGGEVEVLVERRQGGFLLGHTPDYYEARLEGQALPGETILMAVEGVEGYTLLGRVVEVREKASPALPLAR